The Deltaproteobacteria bacterium genome has a segment encoding these proteins:
- the queA gene encoding tRNA preQ1(34) S-adenosylmethionine ribosyltransferase-isomerase QueA — MTYGLEDYQYELPAELIAQTPAEARDRARLMVVDRASGDIQHRGIVDLLHLLRPGDLLVVNDTQVVPARLLGRKESGGKVEVLVLHPTTETTPYRCLLKASKPATPGTRIFFREGVRATVVENLHQGLVLLDFEDHRQMLEILTVAGSVPLPPYIRRNGNQQSRFADRLAYQTVYARNPGAVAAPTAGLHFTEGLLEQLRQHGIRLAFLTLHVGYGTFQPVRERDIRKHRLHKEYFDIQPHLVEDIRRAKDAGKRVVAVGTSTVRALEFCARSGQLEPGKGWCDLFIYPGYQFKVIDALLTNFHLPGSSLLMLVSALAGRELILTAYAEAIRCGYRFYSYGDAMLIG; from the coding sequence TTGACTTACGGCCTGGAAGATTACCAGTATGAACTTCCCGCAGAGCTCATTGCCCAGACGCCGGCAGAGGCGAGGGACCGCGCCCGTCTCATGGTTGTGGACCGAGCGAGCGGTGATATCCAACACAGGGGCATAGTTGATCTGCTGCACCTGTTGCGGCCTGGCGACCTGCTGGTGGTCAATGACACGCAGGTGGTGCCGGCGCGCTTGCTGGGCAGGAAGGAGTCTGGCGGTAAGGTGGAGGTACTGGTTCTGCATCCCACCACGGAGACAACCCCGTATCGTTGTCTGCTGAAGGCGAGCAAGCCTGCCACTCCAGGTACAAGAATTTTTTTCCGAGAGGGAGTCAGGGCAACTGTTGTGGAGAATCTCCACCAGGGACTTGTACTGCTCGACTTTGAAGACCATCGACAGATGTTGGAAATCCTTACGGTTGCGGGGAGCGTGCCCCTGCCTCCCTACATTCGCCGCAACGGCAACCAGCAGAGCAGGTTTGCAGACAGGCTGGCCTACCAGACCGTCTACGCCAGAAATCCTGGAGCTGTGGCTGCCCCTACAGCTGGTCTTCATTTTACCGAAGGCTTGTTGGAGCAGCTGCGGCAGCATGGCATCCGGCTGGCCTTTCTGACGCTGCACGTGGGCTATGGGACCTTTCAACCGGTCAGAGAAAGGGACATCAGAAAGCACAGACTGCATAAAGAGTATTTCGACATTCAGCCACATTTGGTGGAGGATATCAGGCGGGCGAAAGACGCTGGCAAGCGGGTGGTGGCAGTGGGAACCAGCACAGTGCGGGCTCTGGAGTTCTGCGCCAGAAGCGGCCAGCTCGAGCCCGGCAAAGGCTGGTGCGACCTTTTCATCTATCCGGGATACCAGTTCAAGGTAATCGATGCTCTGCTGACAAATTTTCACCTGCCCGGCTCGAGTCTTCTCATGCTCGTTTCTGCTCTGGCGGGGCGAGAATTGATCCTGACCGCCTATGCTGAGGCCATCCGCTGCGGCTATCGGTTCTACAGCTATGGCGATGCAATGCTTATTGGTTGA
- a CDS encoding DUF2065 domain-containing protein, protein MGEGTRFFLCVIGMVMIFEGLPYFAFPEKIKSWLLRISELPAGQLRLFGFGAMCIGMGLVYLGSPGNFF, encoded by the coding sequence ATGGGAGAGGGCACTAGGTTTTTTCTCTGCGTCATAGGCATGGTTATGATTTTTGAGGGGTTGCCCTATTTTGCTTTTCCTGAAAAGATCAAATCGTGGCTGCTTCGGATCAGCGAACTGCCTGCAGGCCAGTTGCGGCTTTTCGGCTTCGGAGCCATGTGTATCGGTATGGGGCTGGTCTACCTGGGCAGCCCGGGCAATTTTTTTTGA